ACCAGCCCCAACAGCAAACCGATCACCGCGCCCACCAGCGGATAGCAATAAACCGCCTGCGCCTGCAGGTGATCATCAAATTGCCGCAATGTGGGTGCCGGCAATCGGGTCAGAAACAGTTGCGCCAGCCAGTAGGGAGCCAGTGGGTTTTGCATGGGTTTATTGTCCAACACAAAGGCGGGTGTGCGCGAGTCGCAAATCAGGCATGAAGCCCACCATTGTGAAACATCAGCTGAGGCCAGTCGTCCTTGCCCGGGCTGTGGTAAACCGCAATATGCGACAGGCAGGCATGCGGCACGTGCAAATAGGACAGGGGCCGTATGGGCATGCCCAACACCTGTGCCAATATCAGGCGGATCACACCGCCATGGGTCAACACCAGCGTGGTTTTGCCGCGCTGCCGGGTGAGCAGTTGCTGCCACACAGCCACCACCCGCGCCTGAAAATCTGCCATGGTTTCGCCATCGGGCGGTGGAAATGCGGCGGGATCACGCCAGAAGCGGCTGATGCGCTCCGGTTCGCGCTGCTCGATCAGCGACACAAGCTG
This region of Simiduia agarivorans SA1 = DSM 21679 genomic DNA includes:
- a CDS encoding histidine phosphatase family protein, which translates into the protein MTDEPCATHVYLLRHGACEGGQIFRGSTDSALSPQGRAQVQQVLGTLTAAAPDAVWSSPLARCCEPARAFCAEHHLPLSEEPALAEIHFGQWEGQLVSLIEQREPERISRFWRDPAAFPPPDGETMADFQARVVAVWQQLLTRQRGKTTLVLTHGGVIRLILAQVLGMPIRPLSYLHVPHACLSHIAVYHSPGKDDWPQLMFHNGGLHA